Proteins encoded in a region of the Gopherus evgoodei ecotype Sinaloan lineage unplaced genomic scaffold, rGopEvg1_v1.p scaffold_314_arrow_ctg1, whole genome shotgun sequence genome:
- the LOC115640364 gene encoding zinc finger protein 420-like isoform X4 — translation MVKYIFCWGTQKSIKETTAQQEILMGKKKCTCCECGKSFSRSSTLSVHQRIHRGERPYECHECEKCFTNKSALSQHQRNHTGERPYECHECGKSFTEGSALSQHQRIHIAERPFECRDCRKKFTHRSALSQHQRIHTGERPYECCECGKSYIERSALSRHQRIHTGDRPFECSECGKRFITSSHLTGHRRIHTGERPYVCRECGKSFTRSSSLTNHQRIHTGQRPYECRECGKSFLHSFHLSRHQRIHTGKRPNGSSECGKTLSSH, via the exons ATGGTTAAATATATTTTCTGCTGGGGAACTCAGAAGAGCATCAAGGAAACCACAGCACAGCAGGAAATTCTCATGGGAAAGAAGAAATGTACATGCTGTGAGTGTGGTAAAAGCTTCTCTCGCAGCTCAACCctttctgttcatcagagaatccacaggggggagaggccctatgaatgccatgaGTGTGAGAAATGCTTCACTAACAAATCAGCCCTTTCTCAGCATCAGAGAaaccacacaggggagag GCCCTATGagtgccatgagtgtgggaaaagcttcactgaaGGATCAgccctttctcaacatcagagaatccacatagCGGAGAGGCCCTTTGAATGCCGTGACTGTAGGAAAAAATTCACTCACAGATCAgccctttctcaacatcagagaatccacacaggagagag gccctatgaatgctgtgagtgtgggaaaagctacaTTGAAAGATCAGCCCTTtctagacatcagagaatccacacaggggacagGCCctttgaatgcagtgagtgtgggaaaaggttCATTACCAGCTCTCACCTTACTGGgcatcggagaatccacacaggagagaggccctatgTATGCcgggagtgtgggaaaagcttcactcgcAGCTCAAGCCTTACTaaccatcagagaatccacacagggcagaggccctatgaatgccgggagtgtgggaaaagcttccttCACAGCTTTCACCTTtctagacatcagagaatccacacaggtaaGCGACCCAATGgaagcagtgagtgtgggaaaaccttgtcTTCCCACTGA
- the LOC115640364 gene encoding zinc finger protein 135-like isoform X3 produces MVKYIFCWGTQKSIKETTAQQEILMGKKKCTCCECGKSFSRSSTLSVHQRIHRGERPYECHECEKCFTNKSALSQHQRNHTGERPYECRECGKSFTQRSTLSRHEIIHTGERPYECRECGKTFTYKSSLADHKRIHTGERPFECCKCGKTFIHRSDLSKHQRIHTGKRPYECCECGKSYIERSALSRHQRIHTGDRPFECSECGKRFITSSHLTGHRRIHTGERPYVCRECGKSFTRSSSLTNHQRIHTGQRPYECRECGKSFLHSFHLSRHQRIHTGKRPNGSSECGKTLSSH; encoded by the exons ATGGTTAAATATATTTTCTGCTGGGGAACTCAGAAGAGCATCAAGGAAACCACAGCACAGCAGGAAATTCTCATGGGAAAGAAGAAATGTACATGCTGTGAGTGTGGTAAAAGCTTCTCTCGCAGCTCAACCctttctgttcatcagagaatccacaggggggagaggccctatgaatgccatgaGTGTGAGAAATGCTTCACTAACAAATCAGCCCTTTCTCAGCATCAGAGAaaccacacaggggagag gccctatgaatgccgtgagtgtgggaaaagcttcactcaaaGATCAACCCTTTCTAGACATGAGataatccacacaggggagaggccttatgaatgccgtgagtgtgggaaaactttcaCTTACAAATCAAGTCTTGCTGATcataagagaatccacacaggcgaGAGGCCCTTTGAATGCTGtaagtgtgggaaaaccttcattcACAGATCagacctttctaaacatcagagaatccacacagggaagaG gccctatgaatgctgtgagtgtgggaaaagctacaTTGAAAGATCAGCCCTTtctagacatcagagaatccacacaggggacagGCCctttgaatgcagtgagtgtgggaaaaggttCATTACCAGCTCTCACCTTACTGGgcatcggagaatccacacaggagagaggccctatgTATGCcgggagtgtgggaaaagcttcactcgcAGCTCAAGCCTTACTaaccatcagagaatccacacagggcagaggccctatgaatgccgggagtgtgggaaaagcttccttCACAGCTTTCACCTTtctagacatcagagaatccacacaggtaaGCGACCCAATGgaagcagtgagtgtgggaaaaccttgtcTTCCCACTGA
- the LOC115640364 gene encoding zinc finger protein 551-like isoform X2: MVKYIFCWGTQKSIKETTAQQEILMGKKKCTCCECGKSFSRSSTLSVHQRIHRGERPYECHECEKCFTNKSALSQHQRNHTGERPYECHECGKSFTEGSALSQHQRIHIAERPFECRDCRKKFTHRSALSQHQRIHTGERPYECRECGKTFPHRSSLSVHRRIHTGKRPYECCECGKSYIERSALSRHQRIHTGDRPFECSECGKRFITSSHLTGHRRIHTGERPYVCRECGKSFTRSSSLTNHQRIHTGQRPYECRECGKSFLHSFHLSRHQRIHTGKRPNGSSECGKTLSSH, from the exons ATGGTTAAATATATTTTCTGCTGGGGAACTCAGAAGAGCATCAAGGAAACCACAGCACAGCAGGAAATTCTCATGGGAAAGAAGAAATGTACATGCTGTGAGTGTGGTAAAAGCTTCTCTCGCAGCTCAACCctttctgttcatcagagaatccacaggggggagaggccctatgaatgccatgaGTGTGAGAAATGCTTCACTAACAAATCAGCCCTTTCTCAGCATCAGAGAaaccacacaggggagag GCCCTATGagtgccatgagtgtgggaaaagcttcactgaaGGATCAgccctttctcaacatcagagaatccacatagCGGAGAGGCCCTTTGAATGCCGTGACTGTAGGAAAAAATTCACTCACAGATCAgccctttctcaacatcagagaatccacacaggagagaggccctatgaatgtcgtgagtgtgggaaaaccttcccTCACAGATCATCCCTTTCTGTtcatcggagaatccacacagggaagaggccctatgaatgctgtgagtgtgggaaaagctacaTTGAAAGATCAGCCCTTtctagacatcagagaatccacacaggggacagGCCctttgaatgcagtgagtgtgggaaaaggttCATTACCAGCTCTCACCTTACTGGgcatcggagaatccacacaggagagaggccctatgTATGCcgggagtgtgggaaaagcttcactcgcAGCTCAAGCCTTACTaaccatcagagaatccacacagggcagaggccctatgaatgccgggagtgtgggaaaagcttccttCACAGCTTTCACCTTtctagacatcagagaatccacacaggtaaGCGACCCAATGgaagcagtgagtgtgggaaaaccttgtcTTCCCACTGA
- the LOC115640364 gene encoding zinc finger protein 420-like isoform X1 yields MVKYIFCWGTQKSIKETTAQQEILMGKKKCTCCECGKSFSRSSTLSVHQRIHRGERPYECHECEKCFTNKSALSQHQRNHTGERPYECSVCGKSFLHSFHLSRHQRIHTGKRPYECRECGKSFTQRSTLSRHEIIHTGERPYECRECGKTFTYKSSLADHKRIHTGERPFECCKCGKTFIHRSDLSKHQRIHTGKRPYECCECGKSYIERSALSRHQRIHTGDRPFECSECGKRFITSSHLTGHRRIHTGERPYVCRECGKSFTRSSSLTNHQRIHTGQRPYECRECGKSFLHSFHLSRHQRIHTGKRPNGSSECGKTLSSH; encoded by the exons ATGGTTAAATATATTTTCTGCTGGGGAACTCAGAAGAGCATCAAGGAAACCACAGCACAGCAGGAAATTCTCATGGGAAAGAAGAAATGTACATGCTGTGAGTGTGGTAAAAGCTTCTCTCGCAGCTCAACCctttctgttcatcagagaatccacaggggggagaggccctatgaatgccatgaGTGTGAGAAATGCTTCACTAACAAATCAGCCCTTTCTCAGCATCAGAGAaaccacacaggggagaggccctatgaatgcagtgtgtgtgggaaaagcttccttCACAGCTTTCACCTTtctagacatcagagaatccacacagggaagaggccctatgaatgccgtgagtgtgggaaaagcttcactcaaaGATCAACCCTTTCTAGACATGAGataatccacacaggggagaggccttatgaatgccgtgagtgtgggaaaactttcaCTTACAAATCAAGTCTTGCTGATcataagagaatccacacaggcgaGAGGCCCTTTGAATGCTGtaagtgtgggaaaaccttcattcACAGATCagacctttctaaacatcagagaatccacacagggaagaG gccctatgaatgctgtgagtgtgggaaaagctacaTTGAAAGATCAGCCCTTtctagacatcagagaatccacacaggggacagGCCctttgaatgcagtgagtgtgggaaaaggttCATTACCAGCTCTCACCTTACTGGgcatcggagaatccacacaggagagaggccctatgTATGCcgggagtgtgggaaaagcttcactcgcAGCTCAAGCCTTACTaaccatcagagaatccacacagggcagaggccctatgaatgccgggagtgtgggaaaagcttccttCACAGCTTTCACCTTtctagacatcagagaatccacacaggtaaGCGACCCAATGgaagcagtgagtgtgggaaaaccttgtcTTCCCACTGA